Proteins encoded in a region of the Podarcis muralis chromosome 2, rPodMur119.hap1.1, whole genome shotgun sequence genome:
- the CSRNP2 gene encoding cysteine/serine-rich nuclear protein 2, with translation MDAIASASLKRKFDEVDVGSPISNSDDEISNSDSADSCDSVNPPNSTGFIPTSILKRQKQLRRKNVRFDQVTVYYFARRQGFTSVPSQGGSSLGMAQRHNSVRRYTLGEFAQEQEVNHREILREHLKEEKLHAKKMKLTKNGTVESEEADGLTLEDVSDDDIDVENVEVDDYFFLQPLPTKRRRALLRASGVHRIDAEEKQELRAIRLSREECGCDCRLYCDPEACACSQAGIKCQVDRMSFPCGCSRDGCGNMAGRIEFNPIRVRTHYLHTIMKLELENKRQVSRPQTLEEEASAPPSSSGDWLGAQTPETQDFQEFMAENETAVMHLQTAEELERLKAEEDSSSGSSVESLGVCILEEPLAVPDGLCPSLSTPILIQAQLPLGSSVLCFTDSSEQASSAEGGQAYLNNGPVVYYQVDQRSMLGVKGESSAEEPDIPPRYPDEKELSVYSVPVTSLVPCARAAVSGRAEGGKAALSPEPLASESCPPEVPPLPSLSFHTNVPQDSLRPQSLGQSPERACELPSSEECSLGPALAV, from the exons ATGGATGCAATCGCAAGTGCCAGCCTCAAGAGGAAGTTTGATGAGGTGGACGTGGGATCGCCCATCTCCAACTCTGATGATGAGATCTCTAACAGCGACAGCGCAGACAGCTGTGACAGCGTCAATCCACCCAACTCCACCGGCTTCATAC cAACTTCCATCCTGAAAAGGCAGAAACAGTTGCGCAGGAAGAATGTGCGCTTCGACCAGGTGACGGTGTACTACTTTGCAAGGCGCCAGGGATTTACCAGCGTGCCCAGCCAAGGGGGCAGCTCCTTGGGCATGGCGCAGCGCCACAACTCCGTCCGCAGGTACACCCTTGGTGAATTTGCCCAGGAGCAAGAAGTGAACCACCGGGAGATTCTCAGAGAGCACCTCAAGGAGGAGAAGCTCCACgccaagaaaatgaag CTGACCAAGAACGGCACCGTGGAGTCGGAGGAGGCGGATGGGCTGACTCTGGAGGACGTCTCCGACGACGACATAGATGTAGAGAACGTGGAGGTGGACGACTACTTCTTCCTGCAGCCCCTGCCCACCAAGAGGCGCCGCGCCCTCCTCCGAGCCTCGGGGGTTCATCGCATCGATGCGGAGGAGAAGCAAGAGCTCCGCGCCATCCGCCTCTCGCGGGAGGAGTGCGGCTGTGACTGCCGGCTGTACTGTGACCCCGAGGCATGTGCCTGTAGCCAGGCTGGAATTAAATGCCAG GTGGACCGAATGTCCTTCCCGTGCGGCTGTTCCAGAGATGGCTGTGGGAACATGGCGGGGCGCATTGAATTCAATCCCATCCGGGTGCGGACTCATTACCTCCACACCATTATGAAACTGGAGCTGGAGAATAAGCGGCAGGTGAGCCGCCCCCAGActctggaggaggaggcctccgCCCCTCCCAGCTCCAGCGGCGATTGGCTGGGGGCCCAGACCCCTGAGACGCAGGACTTCCAGGAGTTCATGGCGGAGAACGAAACAGCGGTCATGCACCTGCAGACGGCCGAGGAGCTGGAGCGGCTGAAGGCCGAGGAAGACTCCAGCAGCGGCTCCAGCGTGGAGAGCCTGGGGGTGTGCATTTTGGAAGAGCCCCTGGCGGTCCCCGACGGGTTGTGCCCGAGCCTGTCCACGCCCATCCTCATCCAAGCCCAGCTGCCCCTGGGCTCCTCCGTTCTGTGCTTTACGGACAGCTCTGAGCAAGCCAGCTCAGCCGAGGGAGGCCAGGCCTACTTGAACAATGGGCCGGTTGTGTACTATCAGGTCGACCAAAGGTCGATGCTGGGCGTGAAGGGCGAGAGCAGCGCCGAGGAGCCCGACATTCCCCCTCGCTACCCAGACGAGAAGGAGCTGAGCGTCTACTCCGTCCCGGTGACCTCGCTGGTGCCTTGTGCCAGAGCCGCCGTCTCCGGCAGGGCGGAAGGGGGCAAAGCGGCCCTGTCCCCGGAGCCCCTCGCTTCTGAAAGCTGCCCGCCTGAGGTTCCTCCTCTGCCAAGCCTGTCATTCCACACAAACGTGCCGCAGGACAGTTTGCGGCCCCAGAGTTTGGGGCAGTCTCCAGAGAGGGCCTGTGAGCTGCCCTCGTCGGAGGAGTGCTCCCTGGGACCTGCTCTGGCCGTGTGA